The Panicum virgatum strain AP13 chromosome 5K, P.virgatum_v5, whole genome shotgun sequence genome has a window encoding:
- the LOC120705687 gene encoding uncharacterized protein LOC120705687, translating into MDLAVDPDKRIQSSGGGGGMEPPGFGKRLMSVLRAVYHMLRRGLCRKRLMMDLHLLLGRGKLAGKALRNLVAAANHPHGAHHHHRHLLAARAGAGAPNGAAGAASSSASAADLPFAPNPSDVEFSCETTPSYSYAGPVRALFPFRIRGRGPARGCDGLDFAQVARALEMMSAAEDAAAAGAAGGAGGETPLPASAAGATPSPMLALSLGRSPAWARQLRVTDSPFPLEPEGVVDERANSNFDAFINKFYENLRLQAANATPDNCVRRRG; encoded by the coding sequence ATGGATCTCGCCGTCGACCCCGACAAGCGGATCCAgtcgtccggcggcggcggaggcatggAGCCCCCCGGGTTCGGAAAGCGCCTCATGAGCGTGCTCCGCGCCGTCTACCACATGCTGCGCCGGGGCCTCTGCCGCAAGCGCCTCATGATGGACCTGCACCTGCTGCTCGGCCGGGGCAAGCTCGCCGGCAAGGCGCTGCGcaacctcgtcgccgccgccaaccaCCCGCACggcgcccaccaccaccaccgccacctcctggccgcccgcgccggcgcgggAGCTCCAAACGGCGCCGCGGGGGCGgcgtcctcctcggcctccgccgCGGACCTGCCGTTCGCGCCCAACCCCAGCGACGTGGAGTTCAGCTGCGAGACCACGCCGTCCTACTCGTACGCGGGGCCGGTGCGCGCACTGTTCCCGTTCAGGATCCGTGGCCGCGGCCCCGCCCGGGGCTGCGACGGGCTCGACTTCGCCCAGGTGGCGCGCGCGCTCGAGATGATGAGCGCCgcggaggacgccgccgccgctggggcggcagggggcgcgGGCGGGGAGACGCCGCTGCCGGCGTCCGCGGCCGGGGCCACGCCGTCGCCCATGCTGGCGCTCAGCCTCGGGCGCAGCCCCGCCTGGGCCCGCCAGCTCCGCGTCACCGACTCGCCCTTCCCCCTCGAGCCGGAGGGCGTCGTCGACGAGCGCGCCAACTCCAACTTCGACGCCTTCATCAACAAGTTCTACGAGAACCTCCGCCTGCAGGCGGCCAACGCCACCCCCGACAACTGCGTGCGCCGCCGTGGCTAG
- the LOC120705688 gene encoding coatomer subunit alpha-3-like, which translates to MLTKFETKSNRVKGLAFHPRRPWILASLHSGVIQMWDYRMGTLLDRFDEHDGPVRGVHFHATQPLFVSGGDDYKIKVWNYKTHRCLFTLHGHLDYIRTVQFHAEYPWIVSASDDQTIRIWNWQSRTCVAVLTGHNHYVMCASFHPEEDLVVSASLDQTVRVWDIGALRKKSVSPADDIMRLTQMNTDLFGGIDAVVKYVLEGHDRGVNWASFHPTLPLIVSGADDRQVKLWRMNDTKAWEVDTLRGHMNNVSCAMFHAKQDIIVSNSEDKSIRIWDATKRTGIQTFRREHDRFWILAAHPEMNLLAAGHDSGMIVFKLERERPAFSVSGDTVFYVKDRFLRYYEYSTQKEVQVAPIRRPGTVSLNQSPRTLSYSPTENAILICSDVDGGSYELYIVPKDSAGRSDYLQEARKGAGSSAVFIARNRFAVLEKSSNNVLVKNLKNEIVKKTPLPVATDAIYYAGTGNILCKAEDRVVIFDLQQRLVLGELQAPTVKYVVWSSDMESVALLSKHAIIIANKKLVHRCTLHETIRVKSGAWDENGVFIYTTLNHIKYCLPNGDSGIIRTLDVPIYITRVIGNIIFCIDRDGKNKLVTVDASEYIFKLALFRKRYDHVMSMIKNSQLCGQAVISYLQQKGFPEVALHFVKDEKTRFNLALESGNIQIAVASAKELDDKDHWYRLGIEALRQGNVGIVEYAYQRTKNFDRLAFLYLITGYLDKVGFMCKIAGQNNNFMGQFHNALYLGDVRKRVEILENTGQLALAYVTAATHGLTEIADRLAAELGENIPSLPDGKASSLLIPPAPLMSCSDWPLLRVMRGIFDAGLDATGRADQDEDYDDAGGDWGDEDLEIVDVNNVVENGDVVDHSEEDEVNEEEGGWDLEDLELPPETETPKAAGPARSALFVAPTPGMPVSQIWTQKSSLAGEHAAAGNFDTAMRLLSRQLGIKNFAPLKPLFLDAHMGSHTFLRAFTSAPVISVAVEKGWSESASPNVRGPPALVFNFSQMDDKLKAAYKATTEGKFPEALRQFLSILHTIPLLVVDSRREVDEVKELIVIVREYVLGLKMEVKRKEMKDDPIRQQELAAYFTNCKLQKVHMRLVLTSTMGLCFKGGNYATAANFARMLLENSPNEAQSKKARQVVQACGDRKDGRQLNYDFRNPFVVCGATFVPIYQGQKNVSCPYCGSRFVPSVEGELCSICELSVVGADASGLLCSATQSR; encoded by the exons GTGATGATTACAAAATCAAGGTGTGGAACTACAAAACCCACCGCTGCCTATTCACACTACACGGCCACCTCGACTACATTCGCACCGTGCAGTTCCATGCCGAGTATCCTTGGATTGTCAGTGCTAGTGACGACCAGACAATCCGGATCTGGAACTGGCAGTCACGCACCTGCGTCGCCGTGCTCACAGGTCATAATCACTACGTCATGTGTGCCTCCTTCCATCCCGAGGAGGACCTTGTGGTGTCAGCGTCTTTGGACCAAACTGTGCGGGTATGGGATATTGGGGCACTCAGGAAGAAATCAGTCTCACCAGCAGATGACATTATGCGCCTCACCCAAATGAATACTGATCTATTCGGAGGAATTGATGCAGTTGTCAAGTATGTCTTGGAAGGCCATGACCGAGGGGTCAACTGGGCCTCATTTCATCCCACATTACCACTTATTGTTTCTGGGGCTGATGACCGCCAAGTCAAACTGTGGAGAATGAACG ACACAAAAGCTTGGGAGGTTGATACTCTCAGGGGCCACATGAACAATGTGTCATGTGCCATGTTCCACGCGAAGCAGGACATCATTGTTTCCAACTCGGAAGATAAAAGCATCCGCATCTGGGATGCCACAAAGAGAACTGGCATCCAGACATTCAGGCGGGAGCATGACCGTTTCTGGATTCTTGCTGCGCACCCTGAAATGAATCTTCTTGCTGCTGGTCATGACAGTGGCATGATTGTTTTTAAGTTGGAGAGGGAACGCCCTGCTTTCAGTGTGAGTGGTGATACAGTATTCTATGTTAAGGACCGGTTCCTCCGGTATTATGAATACTCCACACAGAAAGAGGTCCAGGTAGCTCCGATCAGAAGGCCTGGAACAGTCAGCTTGAATCAGTCTCCAAGAACATTGTCATATAGTCCAACTGAGAACGCAATCTTGATCTGTTCTGATGTGGATGGAGGCTCATACGAGCTATACATTGTGCCCAAGGACTCTGCCGGCAGGTCTGATTATTTGCAGGAGGCAAGGAAGGGAGCTggcagttctgcagttttcatAGCCCGCAATCGGTTTGCAGTGCTGGAGAAGAGCAGCAACAATGTTTTGGTTAAGAACCTTAAGAACGAGATTGTGAAGAAAACCCCTCTTCCTGTTGCAACAGATGCAATTTATTACGCTGGGACTGGCAACATATTGTGCAAAGCTGAAGACAGGGTGGTAATCTTTGATCTGCAGCAGAGGCTTGTTCTCGGCGAACTCCAGGCACCTACTGTTAAGTATGTAGTTTGGTCCAGTGATATGGAGTCTGTTGCACTGCTGAGCAAGCATGCCATTATCATTGCAAACAAGAAGCTTGTCCACCGCTGCACACTTCATGAGACCATACGTGTGAAGAGTGGTGCCTGGGATGAAAATGGTGTATTCATATACACCACTTTGAACCACATCAAGTATTGCCTTCCTAATGGAGACAGTGGCATCATCAGAACACTTGATGTCCCAATTTACATAACCAGAGTTATTGGGAACATCATCTTCTGCATAGATCGTGATGGAAAGAACAAGCTGGTAACAGTTGATGCTTCTGAGTACATTTTCAAGCTTGCCCTTTTCCGTAAGCGCTATGACCATGTCATGAGCATGATTAAGAACTCGCAGCTGTGCGGGCAGGCCGTGATTTCTTATTTGCAACAGAAGGGATTTCCAGAAGTCGCCCTTCACTTTGTGAAAGATGAGAAGACAAGATTTAACCTGGCTCTTGAGAGTGGAAACATCCAGATTGCTGTTGCTTCAGCAAAGGAACTCGATGACAAGGATCACTGGTACAGGTTGGGAATTGAGGCTCTGAGACAGGGAAATGTTGGTATAGTTGAGTATGCATACCAGCGGACTAAGAATTTTGACAGGCTTGCTTTTCTGTATCTTATAACTGGTTACTTGGACAAGGTGGGCTTTATGTGTAAGATAGCTGGCCAGAATAACAATTTCATGGGCCAGTTCCACAATGCACTTTATCTCGGGGATGTGCGGAAGAGAGTTGAAATCTTGGAGAACACAGGGCAGTTAGCTCTTGCATATGTAACAGCTGCCACTCATGGGCTCACGGAAATCGCTGATAGGCTTGCTGCTGAGTTGGGGGAGAATATCCCTTCTCTACCAGATGGGAAAGCTAGCTCACTTTTGATTCCTCCTGCTCCTCTTATGTCTTGCAGTGACTGGCCTTTACTGAGGGTGATGCGTGGTATCTTTGATGCGGGGCTAGATGCTACTGGGAGGGCAGATCAGGATGAAGATTATGATGATGCTGGTGGTGATTGGGGTGATGAAGACCTAGAGATTGTTgatgtgaacaatgtggtggaAAATGGAGATGTCGTTGACCACAGTGAGGAAGATGAGGTAAATGAAGAGGAAGGTGGCTGGGACCTAGAAGATCTGGAATTGCCACCAGAGACAGAGACACCAAAAGCTGCTGGTCCGGCCCGCTCCGCTTTGTTTGTGGCTCCAACGCCAGGTATGCCCGTCAGCCAAATTTGGACACAGAAGTCATCCCTTGCTGGGGAGCATGCTGCAGCTGGCAACTTTGACACTGCGATGCGGCTGCTTAGCCGCCAGCTTGGAATAAAAAATTTTGCTCCTCTGAAGCCATTGTTCCTTGATGCACACATGGGCAGTCATACCTTCCTGCGTGCATTTACAAGTGCTCCAGTTATATCTGTTGCTGTTGAGAAAGGGTGGAGTGAATCTGCTAGTCCTAATGTGAGGGGGCCACCTGCACTTGTGTTTAATTTCTCACAGATGGATGACAAGCTTAAGGCTGCATATAAAGCCACAACCGAGGGTAAATTCCCAGAGGCACTGAGGCAGTTCCTGAGCATCCTGCACACGATCCCACTCCTTGTGGTGGACTCGCGGAGAGAAGTGGATGAGGTGAAGGAATTGATTGTGATAGTGAGGGAGTATGTCCTTGGTCTTAAGATGGAAGTGAAAAGGAAGGAGATGAAAGATGACCCCATCAGGCAGCAGGAGCTGGCTGCCTACTTCACTAACTGCAAGCTGCAGAAGGTCCACATGCGGCTTGTCCTGACTAGCACTATGGGGCTTTGTTTCAAGGGTGGGAACTATGCTACTGCAGCGAACTTTGCGCGGATGCTTCTGGAGAACAGCCCTAATGAGGCCCAGTCGAAGAAGGCTCGCCAGGTTGTGCAGGCCTGTGGGGATAGGAAAGATGGGCGCCAGCTGAACTATGACTTCAGAAATCCATTTGTGGTGTGTGGGGCAACCTTTGTTCCCATATACCAGGGACAGAAGAATGTTTCATGTCCATACTGTGGATCTCGGTTTGTGCCCTCGGTGGAAGGTGAGCTGTGTAGCATATGTGAGCTCTCAGTGGTTGGAGCGGATGCTTCGggcctcctctgctctgctACACAATCGAGATAA